The following are encoded in a window of Brevibacillus sp. DP1.3A genomic DNA:
- a CDS encoding serine hydrolase, with protein MNVQQFRERMESSLTRGIHQGIFPGGAVSILRKDAPAVTVCMGKTSYGHDGRPVHSQTLYDMASLTKVMVTLPLILISVQEGKLSLTDSVTTYLPELASAHDQERKRQIKIIHLLTHTSGLPAWRPYFLLGKNREDYLRLIANESMLDDPGRSVVYSDLGFMLLGFLLERIWDEELDALAKRLIFQPSRMLHTSYLPLEQTRLHGMDIAATEKGNAFEQEMAVTFLSELAEARHPLALEWQQALTGYGWREGVISGTVHDCNAHYGLEGVSGHAGLFSTLADTERYMHIWTSRKASVQLDPTLCALATRSLTDHSIHRRGLGWIISSTGGSLEQLAAGCSGGDLVSERAFGHTGFTGTSIWSDPARDVTLITLTNRVHPVASPLIGAWRTAHHNRLFSVIKPDHTS; from the coding sequence ATGAACGTGCAACAGTTCAGAGAACGAATGGAGTCCAGTCTGACGCGAGGGATTCATCAGGGAATTTTTCCAGGAGGCGCTGTCAGCATACTGCGAAAAGATGCGCCTGCTGTGACAGTTTGCATGGGAAAAACAAGCTATGGACATGATGGAAGGCCGGTTCATAGTCAAACGCTGTACGATATGGCCTCTTTGACCAAGGTGATGGTGACCTTGCCACTCATCCTCATCAGTGTGCAGGAAGGCAAGCTCTCGTTGACTGACTCCGTGACGACCTACTTGCCAGAATTGGCGAGCGCCCATGATCAGGAACGCAAACGGCAGATCAAAATCATTCACCTGCTCACACATACATCGGGACTTCCTGCATGGCGTCCGTACTTTTTGCTGGGGAAAAATCGGGAGGATTATTTGCGGCTCATCGCAAACGAGTCGATGCTGGATGACCCAGGACGTAGCGTTGTGTACAGCGATTTGGGATTCATGCTGTTGGGCTTTTTACTGGAGCGTATCTGGGACGAGGAACTGGACGCGCTGGCGAAGCGACTGATTTTTCAACCGAGCCGAATGCTTCATACGAGCTACTTGCCGCTGGAACAAACACGTCTGCACGGAATGGACATCGCTGCTACGGAGAAGGGAAATGCCTTTGAACAAGAGATGGCTGTGACTTTTTTGTCAGAGCTAGCAGAAGCCAGACATCCATTGGCGTTGGAATGGCAGCAAGCTTTGACCGGATACGGTTGGCGAGAAGGAGTTATTAGTGGCACGGTTCACGATTGCAACGCCCACTATGGCTTGGAAGGTGTCAGTGGGCACGCCGGACTTTTTTCCACCTTGGCTGATACAGAGCGCTACATGCACATTTGGACGAGTCGGAAGGCTTCCGTACAGCTTGATCCGACGCTGTGTGCCTTGGCTACTCGCTCACTCACAGACCATTCGATTCATCGCAGAGGACTGGGATGGATCATTTCCTCGACAGGCGGCTCCTTAGAACAGCTTGCCGCAGGTTGCAGTGGGGGAGACCTTGTTTCGGAGCGCGCCTTTGGGCATACCGGCTTTACAGGAACGTCGATCTGGTCGGACCCGGCGAGAGACGTGACGCTGATTACATTGACAAACCGCGTGCATCCTGTTGCGAGCCCGTTAATCGGGGCGTGGCGGACCGCTCACCATAACCGATTATTTTCTGTAATCAAACCTGACCACACATCCTGA
- a CDS encoding ABC transporter ATP-binding protein, with product MAAMLTIDDLRTSFIQAGKKLTVIEGVSLSVEPGETVGVVGESGCGKSVTSMSIMQLLGRNVEMTGSIRFQDKELLSLTDKKMQTIRGNQIAMIFQEPMTSLNPLHSIGKQISEPLRRHLGLSKQEAKRRTIELLKEVGIPRADEIISDYPHQLSGGMRQRVMIAMAMSCAPKLLIADEPTTALDVTIQAQILELMKKVRQEQGTSILLITHDLGVVAEMCHRVIVMYAGQIVEEADVKQLFDEPKHPYTRGLLKSMPSVSVNQERLDAIPGSVPLLSEMPVGCRFAPRCSQVMDICREKNPELTPVADNQKCRCWLYREEDMQ from the coding sequence ATGGCAGCAATGCTTACGATTGATGATTTGCGAACTTCTTTTATCCAAGCAGGCAAAAAGCTGACCGTGATCGAGGGTGTCAGTCTCTCTGTAGAGCCTGGTGAAACCGTCGGTGTGGTCGGTGAATCCGGATGTGGAAAAAGCGTGACCAGCATGTCCATCATGCAGCTCTTGGGACGGAATGTGGAGATGACCGGGAGCATCCGTTTTCAAGACAAGGAGCTGCTCTCACTTACGGATAAAAAAATGCAGACGATTCGCGGTAATCAGATCGCGATGATTTTTCAGGAGCCGATGACTTCGCTCAACCCATTGCATTCGATCGGTAAACAGATCAGCGAGCCACTTCGTCGGCATCTCGGATTGTCCAAACAGGAAGCCAAGCGACGGACGATCGAGCTTTTGAAAGAAGTCGGAATTCCGCGTGCCGATGAAATCATTTCCGACTATCCGCACCAATTGTCAGGCGGGATGCGTCAACGTGTGATGATCGCGATGGCGATGTCTTGTGCGCCCAAGCTCTTGATTGCCGACGAACCGACGACGGCGTTGGACGTGACGATTCAGGCGCAAATATTGGAACTCATGAAAAAAGTCCGGCAAGAGCAAGGCACTTCCATCCTGCTTATCACACATGACCTGGGAGTCGTGGCGGAGATGTGTCATCGCGTCATCGTCATGTATGCAGGTCAAATCGTAGAGGAAGCCGACGTCAAGCAGCTGTTTGACGAGCCGAAGCATCCGTATACGAGAGGGCTTTTGAAATCGATGCCTTCTGTCAGTGTCAACCAAGAGCGTTTGGATGCGATTCCGGGCTCGGTGCCTCTTTTGAGCGAAATGCCAGTGGGATGTCGTTTTGCACCGCGCTGCTCACAGGTCATGGATATTTGCCGCGAGAAAAATCCAGAGCTTACGCCTGTCGCAGACAACCAAAAGTGCCGCTGCTGGCTGTATCGCGAGGAGGACATGCAATGA